The following coding sequences are from one Lycium ferocissimum isolate CSIRO_LF1 chromosome 3, AGI_CSIRO_Lferr_CH_V1, whole genome shotgun sequence window:
- the LOC132050177 gene encoding probable cinnamyl alcohol dehydrogenase 6 isoform X1: protein MAQTTPNHTQTVSGWAAHDSSGEITPFTFKRRENGENDVTIEILYCGMCHTDIHHVKDDWGITMYPVVPGHEITGIITKVGGNVRKFKIGDRVGVGCLAATCLKCEYCEESQENYCDQVQFTYNGIFWDGSITYGGYSKMLVADNRYVVRIPDNMAMDRAAPLLCAGITVYTPLKDNNLVDTKGKRIGIIGLGGLGHVAVKFGKAFGHHVTVISTSPSKEQEAKNNLGADDFILSTNPKQMQAKKRTLDFILDTVSAKHSLGNYLELLKVNGTLVIVGAPDKPIDLPAFPMIFGKRTVKGSMIGSIEETQEMMDLCGKHNILSDIEIITTDQINEGLDRLVKNDVRYRFVIDIAGQSSHL, encoded by the exons ATGGCGCAAACAACACCTAATCACACACAAACAGTTTCTGGTTGGGCAGCTCATGATTCTTCTGGCGAAATCACAccttttaccttcaagaggag AGAAAATGGTGAGAATGATGTGACCATTGAGATCTTGTATTGTGGGATGTGTCATACGGATATTCATCATGTCAAGGACGATTGGGGCATTACTATGTACCCTGTTGTGCCTGG GCATGAAATTACTGGGATTATAACAAAGGTGGGAGGCAATGTGAGGAAATTCAAGATAGGAGACAGAGTAGGGGTAGGTTGCTTGGCAGCTACATGTTTGAAGTGTGAGTATTGTGAGGAGTCCCAAGAGAATTATTGTGACCAAGTCCAATTCACTTACAATGGCATCTTTTGGGATGGCAGCATCACTTATGGTGGCTACTCCAAAATGCTTGTTGCTGATAATAG GTATGTAGTACGTATACCAGATAACATGGCAATGGATAGAGCAGCACCATTATTATGTGCAGGAATAACAGTTTATACTCCTTTGAAAGACAATAACTTGGTGGATACAAAAGGTAAAAGAATTGGAATTATTGGTCTTGGTGGACTTGGTCATGTTGCTGTGAAATTTGGGAAAGCATTTGGACATCATGTTACTGTCATCAGTACCTCTCCATCCAAAGAACAAGAAGCTAAAAACAACTTAGGTGCTGATGATTTTATATTAAGCACTAATCCCAAACAAATGCAG GCAAAGAAAAGGACACTAGACTTCATTTTGGATACAGTATCAGCCAAACACTCACTTGGGAATTACTTGGAGCTGCTAAAAGTAAATGGAActttagtgattgttggagcacCAGATAAGCCTATTGATTTGCCTGCTTTCCCTATGATTTTTG GGAAGAGAACAGTGAAAGGAAGCATGATAGGAAGCATAGAAGAGACACAAGAAATGATGGACTTATGTGGGAAACATAACATCTTGAGTGATATTGAGATTATCACTACTGATCAAATTAATGAAGGACTTGATAGGCTTGTAAAGAATGATGTTAGGTACCGTTTCGTCATTGACATTGCTGGCCAATCATCTCATCTTTAG
- the LOC132050177 gene encoding probable cinnamyl alcohol dehydrogenase 6 isoform X2: MAQTTPNHTQTVSGWAAHDSSGEITPFTFKRRHEITGIITKVGGNVRKFKIGDRVGVGCLAATCLKCEYCEESQENYCDQVQFTYNGIFWDGSITYGGYSKMLVADNRYVVRIPDNMAMDRAAPLLCAGITVYTPLKDNNLVDTKGKRIGIIGLGGLGHVAVKFGKAFGHHVTVISTSPSKEQEAKNNLGADDFILSTNPKQMQAKKRTLDFILDTVSAKHSLGNYLELLKVNGTLVIVGAPDKPIDLPAFPMIFGKRTVKGSMIGSIEETQEMMDLCGKHNILSDIEIITTDQINEGLDRLVKNDVRYRFVIDIAGQSSHL; encoded by the exons ATGGCGCAAACAACACCTAATCACACACAAACAGTTTCTGGTTGGGCAGCTCATGATTCTTCTGGCGAAATCACAccttttaccttcaagaggag GCATGAAATTACTGGGATTATAACAAAGGTGGGAGGCAATGTGAGGAAATTCAAGATAGGAGACAGAGTAGGGGTAGGTTGCTTGGCAGCTACATGTTTGAAGTGTGAGTATTGTGAGGAGTCCCAAGAGAATTATTGTGACCAAGTCCAATTCACTTACAATGGCATCTTTTGGGATGGCAGCATCACTTATGGTGGCTACTCCAAAATGCTTGTTGCTGATAATAG GTATGTAGTACGTATACCAGATAACATGGCAATGGATAGAGCAGCACCATTATTATGTGCAGGAATAACAGTTTATACTCCTTTGAAAGACAATAACTTGGTGGATACAAAAGGTAAAAGAATTGGAATTATTGGTCTTGGTGGACTTGGTCATGTTGCTGTGAAATTTGGGAAAGCATTTGGACATCATGTTACTGTCATCAGTACCTCTCCATCCAAAGAACAAGAAGCTAAAAACAACTTAGGTGCTGATGATTTTATATTAAGCACTAATCCCAAACAAATGCAG GCAAAGAAAAGGACACTAGACTTCATTTTGGATACAGTATCAGCCAAACACTCACTTGGGAATTACTTGGAGCTGCTAAAAGTAAATGGAActttagtgattgttggagcacCAGATAAGCCTATTGATTTGCCTGCTTTCCCTATGATTTTTG GGAAGAGAACAGTGAAAGGAAGCATGATAGGAAGCATAGAAGAGACACAAGAAATGATGGACTTATGTGGGAAACATAACATCTTGAGTGATATTGAGATTATCACTACTGATCAAATTAATGAAGGACTTGATAGGCTTGTAAAGAATGATGTTAGGTACCGTTTCGTCATTGACATTGCTGGCCAATCATCTCATCTTTAG
- the LOC132050177 gene encoding probable cinnamyl alcohol dehydrogenase 6 isoform X3 encodes MAQTTPNHTQTVSGWAAHDSSGEITPFTFKRRENGENDVTIEILYCGMCHTDIHHVKDDWGITMYPVVPGHEITGIITKVGGNVRKFKIGDRVGVGCLAATCLKCEYCEESQENYCDQVQFTYNGIFWDGSITYGGYSKMLVADNRYVVRIPDNMAMDRAAPLLCAGITVYTPLKDNNLVDTKGKRIGIIGLGGLGHVAVKFGKAFGHHVTVISTSPSKEQEAKNNLGADDFILSTNPKQMQAKKRTLDFILDTVSAKHSLGNYLELLKVNGTLVIVGAPDKPIDLPAFPMIFVNLFLQGREQ; translated from the exons ATGGCGCAAACAACACCTAATCACACACAAACAGTTTCTGGTTGGGCAGCTCATGATTCTTCTGGCGAAATCACAccttttaccttcaagaggag AGAAAATGGTGAGAATGATGTGACCATTGAGATCTTGTATTGTGGGATGTGTCATACGGATATTCATCATGTCAAGGACGATTGGGGCATTACTATGTACCCTGTTGTGCCTGG GCATGAAATTACTGGGATTATAACAAAGGTGGGAGGCAATGTGAGGAAATTCAAGATAGGAGACAGAGTAGGGGTAGGTTGCTTGGCAGCTACATGTTTGAAGTGTGAGTATTGTGAGGAGTCCCAAGAGAATTATTGTGACCAAGTCCAATTCACTTACAATGGCATCTTTTGGGATGGCAGCATCACTTATGGTGGCTACTCCAAAATGCTTGTTGCTGATAATAG GTATGTAGTACGTATACCAGATAACATGGCAATGGATAGAGCAGCACCATTATTATGTGCAGGAATAACAGTTTATACTCCTTTGAAAGACAATAACTTGGTGGATACAAAAGGTAAAAGAATTGGAATTATTGGTCTTGGTGGACTTGGTCATGTTGCTGTGAAATTTGGGAAAGCATTTGGACATCATGTTACTGTCATCAGTACCTCTCCATCCAAAGAACAAGAAGCTAAAAACAACTTAGGTGCTGATGATTTTATATTAAGCACTAATCCCAAACAAATGCAG GCAAAGAAAAGGACACTAGACTTCATTTTGGATACAGTATCAGCCAAACACTCACTTGGGAATTACTTGGAGCTGCTAAAAGTAAATGGAActttagtgattgttggagcacCAGATAAGCCTATTGATTTGCCTGCTTTCCCTATGATTTTTG ttaatttatTTTTGCAGGGAAGAGAACAGTGA